TGGCTTGGCCGCTAGTTATCATATAGGTCTTATTCTACTTAATTTACACCAGTACACCGATCTGATTGCGCTTTCTCGGCGTCAGGAAACCTTATGGTCTTCCGATGATTACTGGGCCAGTATGTTTCGTTCGCTGGTACTTGAGTCGTATTATCAGCGTGGGCGTTATTTGCGTTTAGAAGATTATATTTGGGAGTTAGCTTCAAAAATTAACAAAGATGAACTTAAATCTCATTATGCGCGCCGGTATGCCGATGCTCTTTTTTGGCAAAAAAAATATACCGATGTTGTGGAATGGTACAAAAACGATAGTGTTCGTACGTTTTTAAATGATGCTAACGATTCGGCTCGGGCTTCGCGTTTGTATTATGCTGAATCGCTGTATCAAATTGGACGCTTTGTAGATGCCAAAAATGAATTTTTAGCCTTCCAAAGCTCGTTTGAAGGGGATTATCAAAAAAGCGTTATCATTTATCGTTTGTATCAGTGTGTGTTGATGGAAAAAAAGGATTTGGATACTTCCATGGAGGATTTTTACCGTTTCTTTTTACGTGATGATCATCCCGTTATTAAAAATATGGCCCAAATCCAGTGGGCACGCCTTGTAGCCAAGCTTGATAATTCTCGTTTACATATGAATGCGCACGTCTATATGGATGGGCTACTAGCTAAAGAAAAATCTGGAAGTATTCGTAAAGAAATTCATTATGTAAAATCTCTCTTAGAATGGCGACTTAACGATCCAGCTCAAGCCTTTCAAACAATTGTTCGTGTAATCCCACGTTACTTCTTTCACGAAACAGCCGATGAACTTACAAAATCGGCCAGCGATATTGCTGTACAACTTTTATTAAACCAGGCTCCACATTATTGGGATAAAAAAGATTATGTAGGTTTTTTGGTGCAGTGCGATAGGTTGAGTACGTCCATTCAAGTATCAAGTCTTAAAGAAGATATTTTGATGTGGGTTGGGCGTGCTTATGTAGAAAGTGGTATGGTGCCTTCTGGCGCTCGTTTATTTGAACGTCTTTTGTTTGAAATGGATGAATCTAAAAAAGGACGGTTGGCTCTGGAATTGGCACGTGCCTATGGTATTATGGGCGATACCGACTTTATGGGGCAGGCTCTCGATATGGTAAAGGCTGTTCCTTCCGATCCTCAAGAAAAAATTTTGTATTATTTAACTTGGGCTATTTACGATTTAGCTAAAGAACGTTACACCGATTGTGTACAGCAGTTTGATTCTTTGTTGCAGCAAGGTGTAACTGGTAGTGAGTTGTTTAATTATAGTTTGCAGGGTGCGCAGTGTGCGCGTAAGGGCAAAATGTATGACCAGGCTTTAAAATTTATTAGTCTTTTGGGTGCTAAAGATGATACGATTCCACAAAATTTACCACCAGAAATTATGCGTTGGTACGAAGAAGGTTTGTTTGAAAAAATAAATATTTATGTTGAAAAGGGAGATACAGATAAAGCATTAAAATTGTTTGAAACCATGAAAAGTGCTTTTAACCAGTTTGACCCACCGGTGGAGACTATATTTTTAATAGTTGATGCTTATCGCAAGGAGCATCAACCTGATATGGCGGCTTCGATATGGAAAACATACACCGAAGATTCTCCTACAATTCCAAAAAAGTTTAGCGAGCAATATGCCGAATTGTTGGAGATGTTGAGCCGGGTGGAACTGTTGCCGGGTGAATAGATGTGATTTTGCCCTTGGTAGATTAACAGACTCTAAGGAGGTTATGATGAAAGCGATTATTGCTGAAAAAGAACGGGCCATTCGCCGATTAGCGGTGTCAGTTTTTGAGAAAAAAGGTTTTGATGTTACTCGTGCCGAAGATGGGCATGGATTGGAAACTCTTTTACAGGAACGATCGGATGTACTTTATATAGATACAGCTATTCTTGATTCGCGTACCTTGTCTAGTATTCGCATTTATCAGGAATTTAATCCTTCTTCGGTTATTATTTTATCGGTTCATGATATTGCCAACTCACATTTGGGAATTTTTTCTGGCCCTGTTGAAGTAATTTATAAGCCTTTTACCGATAAAGAAATTGAAAGTGCTTTAAATAACGCTTGTGAAAAAATGCCAAAGTTAGATCCAAGTATTCCGGAAGTTCATGAATCAGTTTATCTCGATTTAGAAACTCTCCCCAGTATTAAATCGCATCCTGGCATGAAAAAAGCCGTTTCTCTTATTAAAAGCGTGGCTGCCAGTGATATTACCGTTTTAATTAGTGGCGAATCTGGTGTGGGAAAAGAAGTTTTTGCGCGTACCCTTCATTCGCAATCACTCAGGGCCGATAAACCGCTAATTGCTATCAATTGTGCGTCGGTTCCCTCTAATTTGCTAGAAGCTGAGTTGTTTGGTAGTGAAAAGGGGGCTTATACCGGGTCGTCGCAACGTCGTTTGGGAAAATTTGAAGCGGCGCAAAATGGAAGTATTTTGCTGGATGAAATTAGTGAAATGGATTTAACTTTACAATCCAAATTGTTGCGTGTGATTCAAGAAAAAGAAATATATCGCATTGGTGGCAACGAAAAAATAAACCTTGATGTAAGGCTTGTGGCCATGACTAACCGCGACTTAAAAACATGGGTTGAAGCCGGAAATTTTAGGGAAGATTTGTTTTATCGTTTAAATGTTATATCTATTCATATTCCTCCCTTGCGTGAACGAGTAGACGATGTGCCTGTTTTGGCCGAACATTTTATTGCCCGTTTTAATCGGGATAATCCTGGACGCAATTTAAAACTTACTGACGATGCCTTAAAGCAGCTTAAAGAGCATACTTGGCCTGGTAACGTGCGTGAACTTGAAAATATTCTTCTAAGATCAGCTTTTTTAACAAAAGGTTCGCTTATGAACCGCATTTATTTTGATGAAAACCAGGCTCGCGATTTGGCATCAATACCCTTGTCTACATGTACTCTTGATGAAATGGAGCGCATGATGATTCAAAATGCGCTTGGCATGCATGACGGCAACCGCGTGCGTGCTGCAAAGCAATTGGGTATTAGTGTGCGAACATTGCGTAATAAGTTACGGCAATATAGAGAAGAAAATAAAACGGGAGCTCCCCTTATTGCAGATGCCGGCGATGCCGATGAAGAAGAGGCTGTTTTGGCCTCATGAGTTTTCGTTATGTTTTGTTTTTTTAATGTTGTGACGCTGCAGATGATTCACGTATTTAATGATGATGTCACGGTGTGATTCGTCAATGTTTGTAAAACCTAATTCCACTTTATAAAAATTTCCTTCTTGTAGGCACGATAGTACTGTAACCTCGCATTCTACAGTTTTAAAAGGATAACCCGGAAAACCGATGAGTATAGTCAGTATGTCTTCGTGAATGAGTGAAGTGTTATGGTTTAAAACCATTTTTTCACCACTTAATGTCACTGTTGTTTTGCGTAGTTCTATTTTTTTTTGTTCTACCGGTCTTTGTATGCTGTCGTAAAGTGAGTTTACTAAAACGGTCAATCGTGTTAAATCTTCTGTGTCTTCCCGTTCATTATATAAAAGAGAATCCTTAAAGTTTTTAATTTCCAAAGAAATAAGATTTAAAGTTGGTGGATAATCATCGGTCTGTGTTGTTTGATTTTTTTTCAGAAAAGCCAGATAAACGTCTCCCGTTTCTTCATGGTATGAACTATTAGAATGGTTATCTGTTGTGTTCATAATAAGATTAAAAAGAGGTGTTAAGGCTCTGTGGTTCTTTTTCTTCTGGTATGTTGATGTTAATTTTATTTAAATTGATCATGGTTTCAAGGCAGTTCTTCTTTTCATTTTCTAATACCTGAAGCAGACGTGGTATGAGTAATTCCACTTCCTTCATGTGGCCAATAACATTTTTTTGCATGATTTGATTAGGGCAGGGGTGTTGTAGATTTTGAATGTTCTGATCTACCTTTTCAAAAAGATCCATGAAGGTTGCTATGTTTTTTTCAGAATAGTTTTCATTTTGGGGTAGGGTGACATCGGCCAAAATACTAATAGCCAACGATTGCAGTGTTTTCCATGCGGTAAGATGATCTTCCCATGTTGTAATATTAGGAACGTTCTTCATTTTGCTTTTTTTCCAAACCTTTCCACGCTTGAAGTAACGATTCCAATACGGCAAGCGCGTTTTTAAGATGTAGAACCGGGTCTTCTTTGGGAAGAACAGCAAGTGACAATTCGTGTATGGTGTAATGATACAATTGAACAAGTTTCACAGCTACATCGCCGCCCTCGGAAGTATTTACATGTTCCATTAGGGCATCCACTATTTTAATAGTTTTATTTACGGCTTCCAAAGCAGGGATGCGTTGCTGCATTTTAAAGCGTTCGTCGGCTTGCTTTAGTTTGGTGATCGCATTTTCAAATAGCATCACCATGAGTGTTTCGGTGGATGAGCTTCCAATACGGTCGGTCATTGCCTTTTGGTATGCCATGTAATTATTCATAAATGCCCCTTATAAGAGTTTGTTCGAATTTTGAGAGTAAACATCAAAAAATGATGTGATTTTGCTTTCGTTTGCTTTTAATTTATTCATTGTCACTTCCAGCGCGGCAAATTTTTTGGCCATGCGGTCTTGATATTGCACCACCATGGCTTTTCTTTCTTTAATGAGCTTTTCGTAATAATCTTTACTGTGGGTTAATTCTCTATTTTTGCTTGTTAAAGTTCCGCTGGCGTTCACAAGGCCATCAGCAAATGTGAACATTTTTTCGGTAATCCCGTCTTCGTTGGTAGATCCATCAAAAAGTTTTTTAACATCTTCTACGTTTTGTTCAATGGCGCGGGTAAGTGTGGGGGTATCTATTTGAATTTTGCCTTTTATATCACGCGAAATCCCTATTTCGGCAAGTGACGAGTACTCGTAACCGGCCAAGCTTCTAAACTTGGTAGCCATGATATTGCTTAAATTAAGAGCGGCGCTACTAAAGGTAATGTCAAAAGCTAAGGGGCCATATTGATCGGTTTCGGGATCTTTGTTGATGGCCGTATTAATAGAAGTGCGCAAACTTTCGTAAGCCGATACAAAATTAGTGATTTTGGTTACGATGCTGGCTGTATTTTGAGATACTTTAATAACCACGTCGCTAGTGCTATTGGTTTGCAGTAAATTAAATGAGACGCCCTGGATAGCATTGGTTACCGAGTTGCTGGCGCTTTCTACGTCAATACCATTCACTTTAAACATGGCGTTTTGGGCCTGATTAACGGCAAGGTTTGTCAGTACGTTATCAACAGTAAGGCTAACTCCGGTTACGTTTACGCTAATGTCGGTATCTTCGCCGGTAGTTGAGGAAGTGAGCACAAGACGGTAAGGAGTGGCTCCGCCGTCATTAATAATGCTGGCTCTTACTCCCATGTCCTCATTGTTAATGGCGGCTGCTATGTCGATAAGGGTAGAATCATCAGACGCAATATCTATATCACGTGTGCTTCCATCATAAGTAATAGAAATAGTGCCGGCGCCCCAATTACTGCTGCTGGAATCAGCTTTCCCTTCAAAAATAACTCTATCAGGTTGTGCTAATTGAGATACATCACTAATAACGGTATTTCCCACTGTTGATGTTTGAGAGTTTAGTGTGGTAACGGTTATATAACTTGCATCCGAAGAAGAGGCCGATTTTGTTTCCCAAATAGAATTAAGAGGATTGTTAAATTCTTTCGCGGTTTGACTAAAAGATTGAATGGAGCTTATCAGTGGCGCCATAGCGTTTTGGCGCGCCTTCAGTAATTCAATTTTTTCCTGAATAGGTGTAACTATTTGAAGATTTTTGATATTCACTAGAGACTCTAAGATGCTCTGTGTATCAAGTCCTGAAGCTAAACCTCCAAAATTAATGGTTCCTGTGCTGGTTGTTCCCACTCAAAATCCTCCTCGATCTTTCTTCCATAACGGCTCTTTAGCCTAATTTATTACCCTTATTTTTTATTTTATCTTTAATAGGTAAAAATTAAAACTAAAATGTGTTAAATGATAAGTATTTAAATATATGAAATATAATGATATTTTAAAATATATTAAAAATAAGGGTATAAAAAAACACTGTTTTTTGAATTTATTTTTCAAGTTTTCAAATGAGCTTCCGTCTAAGTGACCTGAGGGACTAAATCTCTCAAACGCATTTTGCGTTAGGGTAATTAACTTTAAAGGAGGAATAAAATGGGATTAAGAATTAACACAAACGTGGCCTCATTACAGGCCCAACACGGTTTAGATCGTTCTAGCAAACGCTTGAACATCGCTCTCGAAAGACTGTCCAGCGGTTCGCGCATCAATCACGCGTCCGATGACGTGGTAGGTCTTTTGAAATCAGAAAACTTAAGATCACAGATTCGTGGTATTGCCGTTGCTAAAACCAACGCTTCCAACGCTTTATCTGCCCTTCAGTCTGCTGAAGGTGGTCTTTCACAGTTAACAGAAATCGCGCAACGTATTCGTGAATACGTGTTGACTGCTGCCGATGAAAACATCTCGGCTGCTGACCGTTCTAACATCACGACCTCAGTGTCGGATTTGACGAACGAATTCAACCGTATTGCTACCGCTACCGAATTTGACGGCAACAACTTACTCACCGGTAACTACGTTGGTAAGGACTTCCAAATTGGTCCTCGTGCTAACAACTACGTAAGTATATCCATCGACGATGCCCGTGCTTCGGCTATTGGTCAGGTGTATACTCTTACTTCTACAACCACACTCGACATCACAGTAGGCAGCGCTTCGGCTTTGGCCGCACTTGACACCACCATGGAAATCAACAACATCGCTTTGGATGCGGCTGATTTCAGTGATGACGGTGTTTCTTCTGTAGATGGCGACAAATCGGCTTTGGCCTTTGTGAATGCCATCAACAACATTTCGGGTTCTACCGGCGTGTTGGCTCAGGTAAATACAAACTCTTACGTTGTAACTTATGCTACTTCGGGCGACATTTTGGCCGCCGATGAGTTTATGGTGAATGGTGTAAGTGTAGCTCAAGCTGCTTATACCATGAACGATGATACCGATATGACGGCTCTTGTTGCTGCTATTAACAACAAGACCAACCAAACCGGTGTTACCGCCGCCATCGATACAACCAACAACACCATTACGTTTGAAGCGAACGACGGTCGTAACATCCAGATTAGCTGGGATATGGCTGCCGCTTTAACGGCTACGGGTTATCTTTTCAACACTATCGGCGGCACTCATGCTGTATCGGTTGGTGCTGATTCGATTGACGAAATATACCGTGGTACCTTCAAACTGTTCTCGGATGAAAACTTCACTGTAGATAACGCCGGACCCGAAATCGCTTCCAGCGATGCCGCAACCGGTTCCTTAAATAGCTCCACTTCGCTTAACGACGTAGATGTGAGCGATGCTGCTGGTGCTACTGAAGGTCTGTTTATCTTAGATAACGTGATTCGTCAGCTGCAAAATCGCCGTTCGGATGTGGGTTCTAAGTCCATCCGTATGGAAATTGCCGTGAACGAATTGGACATACGTTCTGAAGCTTTCTCTTCTGCGGAATCCATCATC
This sequence is a window from bacterium. Protein-coding genes within it:
- a CDS encoding sigma-54 dependent transcriptional regulator; amino-acid sequence: MMKAIIAEKERAIRRLAVSVFEKKGFDVTRAEDGHGLETLLQERSDVLYIDTAILDSRTLSSIRIYQEFNPSSVIILSVHDIANSHLGIFSGPVEVIYKPFTDKEIESALNNACEKMPKLDPSIPEVHESVYLDLETLPSIKSHPGMKKAVSLIKSVAASDITVLISGESGVGKEVFARTLHSQSLRADKPLIAINCASVPSNLLEAELFGSEKGAYTGSSQRRLGKFEAAQNGSILLDEISEMDLTLQSKLLRVIQEKEIYRIGGNEKINLDVRLVAMTNRDLKTWVEAGNFREDLFYRLNVISIHIPPLRERVDDVPVLAEHFIARFNRDNPGRNLKLTDDALKQLKEHTWPGNVRELENILLRSAFLTKGSLMNRIYFDENQARDLASIPLSTCTLDEMERMMIQNALGMHDGNRVRAAKQLGISVRTLRNKLRQYREENKTGAPLIADAGDADEEEAVLAS
- a CDS encoding flagellar protein FliS — encoded protein: MNNYMAYQKAMTDRIGSSSTETLMVMLFENAITKLKQADERFKMQQRIPALEAVNKTIKIVDALMEHVNTSEGGDVAVKLVQLYHYTIHELSLAVLPKEDPVLHLKNALAVLESLLQAWKGLEKKQNEERS
- the fliD gene encoding flagellar filament capping protein FliD — encoded protein: MGTTSTGTINFGGLASGLDTQSILESLVNIKNLQIVTPIQEKIELLKARQNAMAPLISSIQSFSQTAKEFNNPLNSIWETKSASSSDASYITVTTLNSQTSTVGNTVISDVSQLAQPDRVIFEGKADSSSSNWGAGTISITYDGSTRDIDIASDDSTLIDIAAAINNEDMGVRASIINDGGATPYRLVLTSSTTGEDTDISVNVTGVSLTVDNVLTNLAVNQAQNAMFKVNGIDVESASNSVTNAIQGVSFNLLQTNSTSDVVIKVSQNTASIVTKITNFVSAYESLRTSINTAINKDPETDQYGPLAFDITFSSAALNLSNIMATKFRSLAGYEYSSLAEIGISRDIKGKIQIDTPTLTRAIEQNVEDVKKLFDGSTNEDGITEKMFTFADGLVNASGTLTSKNRELTHSKDYYEKLIKERKAMVVQYQDRMAKKFAALEVTMNKLKANESKITSFFDVYSQNSNKLL